The genomic window CAGTATCTTAAGATAGCGACAGGTGGAGTGAATAATTAAAGATCCTATAATTATTTTTTAAAATCAGCGTGGCAAGTTTTTTCAAGATTTTTTTACCTGTGTGTGAATCGTGAAAGGAGGTATTTATGTTTCTTAAATCTATCCTGGTCGTAATTATTTTATCCCTATCCTCAAACCTCTTTGCCGCTGAAGATCTGAAAAGCGCCCTTAAAGAGGGAAAGGCCAGTGGCCAGTTCAGAACATACTTTTTTCAAAGAGATTATGACACAAGAAACACACGGGAGGATATCGCGACAGGAGGTATGGTTTATTATAACTCAGGGGAGCTTTATGGCATAAGCCTTGGCCTTGCTTTTTATACTGGCCAGGGTATGGGGCTTAATGATGATGACAAGGATGTATATGGTCTGCTGGACAGGGGGGCGAATGGCGATCATGAAAACTTTACTGTTCTGGGAGAGGCTTATATCAAGGCAGCATTTTCTGATACAACCCTTAAACTTGGAAGGCAGGAGCTTGAACTCCCATGGGTAAACACGGACGATAACAGGCTTACCCCCCAATCCACAAACGCATATACAATCACCAACAACAGCATTAATGTCCTTGAACTCCTCTTCTCCTATATCACAAGGATGAGAGGCAAGGCATCCGAGTCTTTTGTGAGCATGACCGAATATGCGGATATACCTGCTGACAAACATGTGGCTGCATTTGGCCTGACCTACAAAGGTATTAGTGACCTTGAGATCCAGGCATGGAACTTTCATGCAGAAGATTTTATCAATAACA from Desulfatiglans sp. includes these protein-coding regions:
- a CDS encoding OprD family porin: MFLKSILVVIILSLSSNLFAAEDLKSALKEGKASGQFRTYFFQRDYDTRNTREDIATGGMVYYNSGELYGISLGLAFYTGQGMGLNDDDKDVYGLLDRGANGDHENFTVLGEAYIKAAFSDTTLKLGRQELELPWVNTDDNRLTPQSTNAYTITNNSINVLELLFSYITRMRGKASESFVSMTEYADIPADKHVAAFGLTYKGISDLEIQAWNFHAEDFINNIYMKAIYSGETYKGLAWHLAGQYLKQDDTGDSLGGMVDTYMYGLEAGIKKHGLSFSLAVSDIGDNDIFYPWGHDFMVSAIVNDLYQAEGKGWMATLAYDFAEVGIPGLTSKIVYADMDTPDSGRNASTDVTEKDITLTYKFKGLLEGLGIRTRYGIIGQDESIGGEDYNDLRIQLTYDFEI